TTCTACACCTGTGACCCCACCTTCACCTACCCAACCCTTCCAGCCTTCAATTCCCACCCTATTACCCGAACTCCACAAAGCTTAGTGCCCGCCCCAAGCAAGCTCACTGCAGAGGGGATTCCTCCACGTGCTTCCCTCCAAACCTCCCACCCACCCAATTCCCCTTTCAGTTCCATCTCGAGTTACTACGGGACCCCGCCCCGCCTCCAAAATTGCACCCTCCTTCCTTGCCCGCACCTTACCCCGACACACGGGCCCCGCCCGCCCGGGAAGCCCCGCCCCTCGTCGTCTCCCCACTTCCCTCGGCGGCTGCTCTCACGCCCTGGCCCCTCTCACCGGTAAAGCCGCTTAGTATGGAGGACTTTTGCTTCGGGCTCGCTGCTCTCCCCTGTGGGGGGGCCTTGGCTCATGGTGCCCGGGTCCGGGGGCAGCTCCCGGTCACAGGCCCCCGCCacccaccactaccaccaccactgcaGTCTCCGGCCGTagccgcagccgccgccgccgccggcccTGCTCGGCCGCCATCGCTGTGAGGCGGCTGCCCGCGACAGCTCCTCCTCCGCCTGGCAAATCTCGCGATGGCAGCCGCACAGTTGCGGACCAGTGGCCTGCTGCTACCAAATCTCGCGAAACTCGTTTTCCCTCCCGGGAAGTTGCCAGAACTAACTCTGGGCAGCATGGCCTCTTTCTGGCTTCTCCAAACCCTTGCGAAAAACTTTATTGGCAAAGCTATCAGAGAACGGACAGTGTACCCACTGAGGCGGCCAAAGCTTAACTGGATCAGGGCAGGTGAGCTTACAGCTAGGAGGGTGACTGCTTTGTCCTACAGTGGTCATTTGGTCCATCCTTCTGCCCCTTTCCCGCCTCCCCGTTTGAACCAAGCCTCTTTCAGATTACTGGTTAGAGTGACTCCAGCTTTCCCTTTTCCCCcataatttaaacaaacaaaaagtgcaTGTGAAAGTTTTCTTGGAAAAGGCCGAGCATCACATAGGAGTAAAGCCTTGGAAGAAATGACTTGTACAAGCGTCTCGGCCCTTCAGCTCCGCTCCCAAAGATTTCCAGCTTGCATATCTATCTCTTACCACccagtaacatttattgaactgCTGTCTTCCAGCCACAGTGCAGGATTCTAGACACATAGAGGTGAGCAAGCAAACTATCCCTGCCCTCACAAAGCTCAAATGACTTTAGGGATAAGGACTCATAGGAATGAGAAGCTAGTCCCTCACGTTTCTATCTCCTGATCCTCACATTGGATATCAGGGCAGGTGGGCTCACAGCTAGGAGTGTGACTGCTTTGTCTTGTTTTAGCTTAAACCTAAGTTTAAAagcaagggttttttttttttttttcttttgcctgtgtACGAATTGTAATGAGAACATAAATTGCCCTTCTACTGCTATACTCCTGGCTTCAGCCACCCATCTTCTTTCTGTTCCTGAAACAGCCTAAGTCTTTCCCATCCATTGGTCTTTCACTTGCTGTTCCTCTGCCTGTAACACTCATACTCCTGATTTCCCATCAGGTTTCAGCTCAAATATTACCTTACCAAAGAGGTCTTTCCTATAAAAATTGTCTAATTGATTTAGTTGCTAGGCTTCTTCATTATCTGTTACCCCAATAGAACATAAGCTTCTCAAGGGCAGAGACCTTGACTGTCATCTTGTTCTCCTCTGTGTCTGCCTAGAATAGTTCCTAGCTAATAATTGGTGaccagtaaatatttactgaatgaataagtGTACAGATTCCATCTCTGGGTATCCCAGCCTACTCCGAGCACCCTTTGGTGCACAAATCCACTTTTCTCCCTCTGCTTTCCTGAGCTGGGAGCTCCTACACATTCCAGTTGCCTAGAATGTGAACTTACCTCTTTGCCCAGCTGCATCCCAACTTTCAGAAAGAACGACATCCTCCTCTAATGCTTTTTTTGTCGGCAGATTCAGCAGGGCGGGGCCTGCCCCTTTAATCTGGGCCCCACCTGCTCTGGTCAGACAGGTTTTGAGACACAGGTaaagggagggagacagagagaaatacTTGCAGAGCCAGCAGGTAGCTGGGCAGCTCCTTCCCAGACGGACGGACAGACGGATGGACGCTGGGGACCCTCCACTCCTATGGAAAGTAAGAGGATGTCCTGGGTCCAAACTGCAAGGTTTAGAGGGCCCTTGAGATGAAGGGAGGGAATCAGTCCCATCCAGAAGCAATGAGATGGagggcagcagggaggggagaaagacAGGAGAGAAGGCATACAAAACAGTCATGATCAGACCTAAATGCCGGAATAACAGATCCAGGCCCTGCAGAGATGGATGAGGTGGGCTAGTGAGGAGTTTGGAACTGACCAAGCACCAATGAAGGAAGAGGGTGCCTGCAACTGCCAGCTTTTTGGGACAGATTAGTTGGCAAATCACTGGTCTCACCTAGAATGCAGGAGGGTTCCAAGCAGGGATATGCAGGGAGAAGGGGAGATGGGACAGTAGAGGGGAAGCTTCTCTGTCTACATACAGCAAGATCCTCAGTAGGAACGAAACTTGGCAAAGTTCTAGACACCTCTTCTGCCTCCTGTTCCTGCATTAGGGTGGCCATGACTCCAGGGGTTTTGGTGGAGGGGCACAGAAGGCGTGGGTGGAGGCTGACTGAGGCCACAGCTGCCAGGGCCTGTGCCCCTTGACTCACCCTCTCCTGTTGGATGGCATTTGATGTCGAAAGGGTGCCTCCATTTCAGCTGCtcacttccttccctcctccgTTTCAGCGTCTTCCTCTGTACCAGGTTCTCCGTAAGGCTCCAGAAGGGGCCAAAGCCCATGAAACCAGTTGCCCTGGGGAGTATGAGTTCTGTCAATCTGTCCTAATAACTAGAAGACAGGGGTTTCTGACAGAGCTTTCCTCTGCTCCCTGCAGGATGACTTGACATTGTAGATCCCAGAACTGAGGCCCCACGATGACAGAACAGGAGACCCTGGCCCTGCTGGAAGTGAAGAGGTCTGATTCCCCAGAGAAGAGCTCACCCCAGGCCTTGGTTCCTAATGGCCGGCAGCCAGAAGGGGAAGGTGGGGCCGAATCCCCAGGAGCTGAGTCCCTCAGAGTGGGGTCTTCAACCGGGTCTCCCACAGCCATAGAGGGGGCTGAGGATGGTCTAGACAGCACAGTAAGCGAGGCTGCCACCTTGCCCTGGGGGACTGGCCCTCAGCCCAGTGCTCCGTTCCCGGATCCCCCTGGTTGGCGGGATATTGAACCAGAGCCCCCTGAGTCAGAACCACTTACCAAGCTAGAGGAGCTGCCCGAAGACGATGCCAACCTGCTGCCTGAGAAAGCGGCCCGTGCCTTCGTGCCTATTGACCTACAGTGCATCGAGCGGCGGCCCCAAGAAGACCTTATCATGCGCTGTGAGGCAGGCGAGGGCAAGTGCCGAACCTTCATGCCCCCCCGGGCCACCCAGCCCGACCCCACTGAGCGCAAGTGGGCTGAGGCAGTGGTGAGGCCGCCTGGCCGTTCCTGTGGGGGCTGCGGGAGCTGTGGAGACCGTGAGTGGCTAAGGGCTGTGGCCTCCGTGGGAGCTGCACTCATCCTCTTCCCCTGCCTACTATACGGGGCATATGCCTTCCTGCCATTTGATGTCCCACGGCTGCCCACCATGAGTTCCCGCCTGATCTACACACTGCGCTGCGGGGTCTTTGCCACCTTCCCCATTGTGCTGGGTGAGCCTGTGAGAAGAAAGGGGAGATTGGGAAGTGGACTTGAGGAGGGCAGGGCCTGCCTGCCATGGGGAGCAGGAGGGTTTCCCTTCACTTGGCCTGGGCCCCTCAGGGTCTCCCACCCCCTGCCAGTCTGCATGCCCATATCCTCCCAGGACCACTCCACCCCACTGTGTAGAGCCTATGCACTGCCCACAGTGAACCTGCCCCCATCTTACTGCCTCTTGCGCCCTTACCCTGCCTATTCTGACCCTACCCTGTGTTTCCCAACTCCACCCAGGGATCCTGGTGTACGGGCTGAGCCTGTTATGCTTTTCTGCCCTTCGGCCCTTTGGGGAGCCACGGCGGGAAGTGGAGATCCACCGGCGATATGTGGCCCAGTCGATCCAGCTCTTTATCCTCTACTTCTTCAACCTGGCCGTGCTTTCTACTTACCTGCCCCAGGAGACCCTCAAACTGCTCCCTCTGCTCACTGGTCTCTTTGCCATCTCCCGGTAAgttggggcagggggtggggcatGGGAGAGGGAATGGTGCTAGAGAACCTAGGCATCTGAATGTCTGGAGAGTCAGAGTCAGGAGCTTTCCGGATTCTACACTGGCCCAAATGTGTGCCCTGGGGAGATAAGTCCACCTTCTCTCTTGTACCTTACTTCAGCTGGTCAGCAGATGGAAGCTGATTTCAGAGATACATATAACCATGTCGAACAAAAAGGCTTTCAGGTGTCATCTAGATCCATGCACCCATTGCAGCCACTCCCGTGGCAGTCTAGTCAGGTAGCTGTTTTGGTCTCTAGCTGAACACCCCCTGTGACCAAATGTACAACTTAAAactagatatattttttcttttttttttttttttttttttgagacggagtctcgctctgtcgcccgggctggagtgcaatggccggatctcagctcactgcaagctctgcctcccgggttcacgccattttcctgcctcagcctcccgagtagctgggactacaggcgcccgccacctcgcccggctagttttttgtattctttagtagagacggggtttcactgtattagccaggatggtctcgatctcctgaccttgtgattctcccgtctcggcctcccaaagtgctgggattacaggcttgagccaccgcgcccggccttaaaaatagatatattttttcaaaatagagacaaggctgggtgcagtggctcattcctgtaatctcagcactttaagaggcccaggtggcagatcacttgaggtcaggagttcgagaccagcctggccaacatggtgagactctgtctctactaaaaatacaaaaattagctgagcatgatggtgcacacctgtagtctcagctactcaggaggctgaggcaggagaattgcttgagcccaggaggcagagattgcagtgagacaagatcgtgccactgcactccagcctggacaacagagctagacttcatctcaaaaaaataaatagccgggtacagtggctcacgcctgtaattccagtactttgggaggctgaggctggtggatcacaaggtcaggagctcgagaccagcttggccaacaaggtgaaaccccagctctactaaaaatacaaaaaattagccgggtgtggtggtgggcatctgtaatcccagctattcaggaggccaaggaaggagaattgcttaaacctgggaggcggaggttgcagtgagccgaaattgcgtcattgccctccagcctgggtgacaaagcgagactctggctcaaacaaataaataattaattaaaataaaataaaaaatagagatgaggtctcactatgttgcccaggctggtctcaaactcctggcctcaagcaatcctcctgcctcaacttcccagtgTGCTGATTACTCAATTCTTCATATAAACcagtctttttccatttttaaaggtACTAATTGTTAGACAGTTCTTCATACTGCGCTAAACATTTCTGCCCAGATTCTGACCTCTAGAATTGCCTAGGACAAATTTAGATATTTGACACAACCTCTCAATCCCCCCAGTCTAACACTCTGTCCCCCTGGTATCTGCTTTGCAAAATGGCCCTGATTTCTTCATTGTCCTGGGAAGAAACTCTGCCTGTCACGGTTGGGGGGCCTGGTTGAGGGTACTGTCCTCTTCCTGTTTGTCAATGATGAGAGGGCCCTGGTAGAGGGTATTGTCCTTTTCTTCATACAAACCAAGGACATGTGAGCTGTTGTCACAGCCTTCTtactctactctttttttttttgagacagcgtttcactcttgttgcccaggctgggtaatacaatggcatgatctaagctcactgcaatctccacctcctgggttcaagctattctcctgcctcagcctcccaagtagctgggattataggtgcccaccaccaggcccaactaatgttttgtatttttaggagagacagggtttcaccatgttgaccaggctggtcttgaactcctgacctcaagtgatctgcccgccttgggctcccaaagtgctgggattacaggcgtgagccaccacgcctggcccttacTCTCCTTTCGTTCAGACTTTTTGCCATCGCCTAAAATCCTTAGGGGTATTTTCACATGAACTACTATTAACCTTACCTAGAAGGCACCTTTGAATTTCTTAACCCAAATGCAggtgttttctttccattttccctaATACATATGCtcttgttacatttttttttttttttttttttgagacggtgtcttattctgttacccaggctggagtgcagtggcgccatctcagctcactacaacctctgtatcctgggctcaagcaattttcctgcgtctgccccctgagtagctgagattacaggtgtgagccaccatgcccagctaaatttttttgtatttttagtagagacagggtttcaccatgttggccaggctagtctcgaactcctgacctcagataatccacccgcctcggccacccaaagtgctgggattataggcgtgagccaccatgcctggcctgctcttGTTACTTTTGATACAGGATTCCAGGTAgcttgctaaaataaaatattattcctgTTGAGCTAAAATTAATCTTCCCAGCACTTCTGATTGTGGTCCAGCAGTCAGTTGTCCCACCAGCCTCCTGACCATCATGCAGCCTTGCATTTTCTCCCAGTAGGTTTTCCTGAAATAAATATGTTCCTGCTCATGTAACTCAGTCTCccatctcaaactcttggggAATACTGGTCTCAGATAGAAGTTGGCTTAAGCAGTAAAAGTAATCAGGGAGCTAAAGGAAGACTCAGTGATTGTCTGGTCCAGGCTTCCCATTTTACAAAGGGGAAATCACAACAGATTAGGGGAGAAGAGTTGCTCAGGTCAGTCAGCAATAGTGTCAGCACTAGAATCCAGGTCCCTTCCCTCTCTTATCCAGGGTCCTTTCTTCTTTACCATGGACAAGTTCATTAAGCAGTTTGTGcctgtttcatcatctgtaaaatgaggttgttatggggattaaatgagttaattc
The genomic region above belongs to Piliocolobus tephrosceles isolate RC106 chromosome 1, ASM277652v3, whole genome shotgun sequence and contains:
- the TMEM79 gene encoding transmembrane protein 79 isoform X2 encodes the protein MTEQETLALLEVKRSDSPEKSSPQALVPNGRQPEGEGGAESPGAESLRVGSSTGSPTAIEGAEDGLDSTVSEAATLPWGTGPQPSAPFPDPPGWRDIEPEPPESEPLTKLEELPEDDANLLPEKAARAFVPIDLQCIERRPQEDLIMRCEAGEGKCRTFMPPRATQPDPTERKWAEAVVRPPGRSCGGCGSCGDREWLRAVASVGAALILFPCLLYGAYAFLPFDVPRLPTMSSRLIYTLRCGVFATFPIVLGILVYGLSLLCFSALRPFGEPRREVEIHRRYVAQSIQLFILYFFNLAVLSTYLPQETLKLLPLLTGLFAISRLIYWLTFAVGRSFRGFGYGLTFLPLLSMLMWNLYYMFVVEPERMLTATESRLDYPDHARSASDYRPRPWG
- the TMEM79 gene encoding transmembrane protein 79 isoform X1, with amino-acid sequence MTEQETLALLEVKRSDSPEKSSPQALVPNGRQPEGEGGAESPGAESLRVGSSTGSPTAIEGAEDGLDSTVSEAATLPWGTGPQPSAPFPDPPGWRDIEPEPPESEPLTKLEELPEDDANLLPEKAARAFVPIDLQCIERRPQEDLIMRCEAGEGKCRTFMPPRATQPDPTERKWAEAVVRPPGRSCGGCGSCGDREWLRAVASVGAALILFPCLLYGAYAFLPFDVPRLPTMSSRLIYTLRCGVFATFPIVLGEPVRRKGRLGSGLEEGRACLPWGAGGFPFTWPGPLRVSHPLPVCMPISSQDHSTPLCRAYALPTVNLPPSYCLLRPYPAYSDPTLCFPTPPRDPGVRAEPVMLFCPSALWGATAGSGDPPAICGPVDPALYPLLLQPGRAFYLPAPGDPQTAPSAHWSLCHLPSDLLADLRRGPLLPRLRLRPDVSAAAVDADVEPLLHVRGGAGAHAHCHREPPGLPGPRPVGLRLQAPPLGLSRSALPLGVVGSGVGLTRP